The proteins below come from a single Nocardia higoensis genomic window:
- a CDS encoding alpha-isopropylmalate synthase regulatory domain-containing protein, giving the protein MTMSFATMPTTIDPQALASAAPRGLRAESAGMTPAEFHDRYCRETGPIRLSDWAATGDRAAAYTATLEFADRLRTVATTGSPVAALTSALYEEGYPVEILQFHQRRTGEGTATFIRCEFNGKRGWGAAMADDSAESSVRAILSGVNRLGS; this is encoded by the coding sequence ATGACCATGTCCTTTGCCACCATGCCCACGACCATCGACCCCCAGGCGCTGGCCTCCGCCGCCCCGCGCGGCCTGCGCGCCGAGAGCGCCGGAATGACTCCGGCCGAGTTCCACGATCGCTACTGCCGCGAGACCGGCCCGATCCGGCTCAGTGACTGGGCCGCGACCGGTGACCGGGCCGCCGCCTATACCGCGACGCTCGAGTTCGCCGACAGGCTGCGCACCGTGGCCACCACCGGCAGCCCGGTCGCCGCACTGACCTCGGCCCTCTACGAAGAGGGCTATCCGGTCGAGATCCTGCAGTTCCACCAGCGCCGCACCGGTGAGGGCACCGCGACCTTCATCCGCTGCGAGTTCAACGGCAAGCGCGGCTGGGGCGCCGCCATGGCCGATGACAGCGCCGAATCCTCGGTCCGTGCCATTCTTTCCGGCGTCAACCGGCTCGGTTCCTGA
- a CDS encoding amidase: MRFDEYRAYDAIGLAALVAAGEVRPIELLELALARCTEVDPALDVLTTLLERPARERAAGALDGPFAGVPFLVKDLMQDYAGHPTSAGTGPLRAVPAAEHSIVVRRWLDAGLVIFGKTTTPEFGCKAVTVSRTFGITRNPWDLTRTPGGSSGGSAAAVAAGVVPVAGANDGGGSIRIPAACTGLFGLKPGRGLVPNGPLAGDSILGAGVQGVVSRSVRDTAAMLDLLSPPDPGAPYTVARPLQPYLDAIALPPGPLRIGFTDRSPLGTPVHEHATAVVTETARLLESLGHKVEPAEPDIDGLALAHDFMTVWTAHLAASIAQTCARTGASPTDFDVDTQAMAAVGRSLSGPALVAAGDRWNAYTRALAEFHTRYDLLLSPTLAEPPLLIGRDDLPRAAAAILPHLLRAGAGHIVARTGMYRNTVTANLSAAPFTQLANVTGRPAMSVPLGKTPERLPMGAHFTGATGSEALLLRLAAQLESAAPWFDRHPPEIAPR; encoded by the coding sequence ATGCGATTCGACGAATACCGCGCGTACGACGCGATCGGTCTGGCCGCGCTCGTCGCCGCCGGTGAGGTGCGCCCGATCGAACTCCTCGAACTCGCGCTGGCCCGCTGCACCGAGGTCGATCCCGCTCTCGATGTCCTCACCACCCTGCTGGAGCGCCCTGCCCGCGAGCGTGCCGCCGGCGCCCTCGACGGACCGTTCGCCGGTGTCCCGTTCCTCGTCAAGGACCTGATGCAGGACTACGCCGGGCATCCCACCTCGGCGGGCACCGGTCCGCTGCGCGCGGTCCCCGCCGCGGAGCACAGCATCGTCGTCCGGCGCTGGCTCGATGCAGGTCTGGTGATCTTCGGCAAGACCACCACCCCCGAATTCGGCTGCAAGGCCGTCACCGTCTCGCGCACCTTCGGAATCACCCGCAACCCTTGGGATCTCACGCGCACTCCGGGCGGCTCCTCCGGCGGGTCGGCCGCGGCTGTGGCCGCCGGAGTCGTACCGGTCGCGGGCGCCAACGACGGCGGCGGCTCCATTCGCATTCCCGCCGCGTGTACGGGACTGTTCGGCTTGAAACCCGGCCGCGGCCTCGTCCCCAACGGGCCGCTGGCCGGTGACTCCATCCTCGGTGCGGGCGTGCAGGGTGTGGTCTCGCGCAGTGTCCGCGACACCGCCGCCATGCTCGATCTCCTGTCCCCGCCCGACCCCGGCGCGCCCTACACCGTGGCTCGCCCGCTCCAGCCCTACCTCGACGCGATCGCGCTGCCGCCCGGACCGCTGCGTATCGGCTTCACCGACCGCTCCCCCCTCGGCACCCCCGTACACGAGCACGCGACCGCCGTCGTCACCGAGACAGCCCGCCTGCTGGAGTCTCTGGGACACAAGGTGGAGCCGGCCGAACCCGACATCGACGGGCTGGCACTGGCGCACGATTTCATGACCGTCTGGACCGCGCACCTGGCCGCTTCGATCGCCCAGACCTGCGCCCGCACCGGGGCCTCACCCACCGATTTCGATGTCGACACCCAGGCCATGGCCGCCGTGGGCCGCAGCCTGTCCGGTCCCGCCCTGGTTGCCGCCGGTGACCGCTGGAACGCGTACACCCGCGCCCTGGCCGAGTTCCACACCCGCTACGACCTGCTGCTCAGCCCCACACTCGCCGAACCGCCCCTGCTCATCGGCCGTGACGATCTGCCTCGGGCGGCCGCCGCGATCCTGCCGCACCTGCTGCGGGCGGGTGCGGGCCATATCGTCGCGCGCACCGGCATGTACCGCAACACCGTGACCGCCAACCTCTCCGCGGCCCCGTTCACCCAGCTCGCCAATGTCACCGGCAGGCCTGCCATGAGCGTCCCGCTCGGGAAGACCCCCGAGCGCCTGCCGATGGGCGCGCATTTCACCGGCGCGACCGGGAGCGAAGCGCTGTTGCTGCGCTTGGCCGCCCAGCTGGAGTCGGCCGCGCCGTGGTTCGACCGGCATCCCCCGGAGATCGCCCCACGATGA
- the polA gene encoding DNA polymerase I: MTPATTTQRPGSSAAPAGGDRPTLLLLDGHSIAYRAFFALPAENFKTVTGQTTNAVYGFTAMLINLLRDEKPTHIAAAFDVSRKTFRTEAYPEYKANRSQTPDEFRGQVELTKDVLAALGIPVMAIEGYEADDLIATITTQARAQGFRVLIVTGDRDSLQLVDDDVTVLYPRKGVSDLTRFTPEEVMAKYGLTPAQYPDYAALRGDPSDNLPGIPGVGEKTAAKWIREYGDLATLVEKVDTVKGKVGDALRANLSSVVLNRQLTEMLKDVSLPYTPDQLAQGPWDREKIHRLFDDLEFRVLRDRLFETLAPPQPEAESGFEISGGALAVGAVADWLAEHATSGVRHGVSVVGKGTPAHGDVTALAIACGDGESGYIDVAILTPEDEAALGAWLADPQVPKALHEAKAAMHALRGRGWHLGGLTSDTALAAYLVRPGQRSFNLDDLSLRYLHRELRAETDDSAQLSLLDDEDTLDAEIARAQMLRARAVLDLAEALDAELEKIESTALLTDMELPLLSVLAELEHAGIAVDCDQLEALQRQFADKVARAAEAAYGVIGKQINLGSPKQLQVVLFDELDMPKTKRTKTGYTTDADALESLFEKTQHPFLEHLLAHRDATRLKVTVDGLLKSVADDGRIHTTFNQTIAATGRLSSTEPNLQNIPIRTDTGRMIRDTFVVGPGYTELMSADYSQIEMRIMAHLSGDEGLIEAFNSGEDLHSFVASKAFDIPISEVTPELRRRIKAMSYGLAYGLSSYGLSAQLKISTAEAKEQMDIYFSRFGRIRDYLHEVVEQARKVGYTETLFGRRRYLPDLDSGNRQRRESAERMALNAPIQGTAADIIKVAMIDVHQAIPAAGLRSRMLLQIHDELVFEVADGEREALEALARDRMASAISLSVPLDVSVGTGRSWDSAAH; this comes from the coding sequence GTGACTCCAGCGACCACCACTCAGCGTCCGGGTTCCAGCGCCGCCCCCGCCGGGGGTGACCGGCCGACACTGCTGTTGCTGGACGGCCATTCCATCGCTTATCGGGCGTTCTTCGCGCTACCCGCGGAGAACTTCAAGACGGTGACGGGGCAGACCACGAACGCGGTGTACGGGTTCACCGCGATGCTGATCAATCTGCTGCGCGACGAGAAGCCCACGCATATCGCGGCGGCGTTCGACGTGTCGCGCAAGACTTTCCGCACCGAGGCCTACCCGGAGTACAAGGCCAACCGTAGCCAGACGCCGGACGAGTTCCGGGGGCAGGTGGAGCTGACGAAGGACGTGCTGGCCGCGCTGGGTATCCCGGTCATGGCGATCGAGGGGTACGAGGCCGACGACCTGATCGCGACCATCACCACACAGGCGCGAGCGCAGGGATTCCGCGTCCTGATCGTCACCGGGGACAGGGACTCGCTGCAACTGGTCGACGACGACGTGACGGTGCTGTATCCCCGCAAGGGCGTCTCCGATCTGACCCGATTCACCCCGGAAGAGGTGATGGCCAAGTACGGGCTGACCCCCGCGCAGTATCCCGACTACGCGGCGCTGCGGGGCGACCCGAGCGACAACCTGCCCGGCATCCCGGGTGTGGGGGAGAAGACCGCCGCGAAATGGATCCGCGAGTACGGCGATCTGGCCACGCTGGTGGAAAAGGTCGACACGGTGAAAGGCAAGGTCGGTGACGCGCTGCGGGCCAATCTGAGCAGCGTGGTGCTGAACCGGCAGCTGACCGAGATGCTCAAGGACGTGTCGCTGCCCTACACCCCGGACCAGCTGGCGCAGGGGCCGTGGGATCGGGAGAAGATCCACCGGCTGTTCGACGACCTCGAGTTCCGGGTACTGCGCGACCGGCTGTTCGAGACGCTGGCGCCGCCGCAACCCGAAGCCGAGTCCGGGTTCGAGATCAGCGGTGGCGCGCTCGCCGTCGGCGCGGTCGCGGACTGGCTGGCAGAGCACGCGACATCCGGTGTGCGCCATGGCGTCTCGGTCGTCGGCAAGGGCACCCCCGCGCACGGCGACGTGACGGCGCTCGCCATCGCCTGCGGCGACGGGGAGAGCGGCTACATCGATGTCGCGATCCTGACCCCGGAGGACGAGGCGGCGCTCGGCGCCTGGCTGGCCGACCCACAGGTGCCGAAGGCACTGCACGAGGCGAAGGCGGCGATGCACGCGCTGCGCGGGCGGGGCTGGCACCTCGGCGGGCTCACCAGCGACACCGCGCTGGCCGCCTACCTGGTGCGACCGGGCCAGCGCAGCTTCAACCTCGACGACCTCTCGCTGCGCTATCTGCACCGCGAACTGCGCGCCGAGACCGACGACAGCGCCCAGCTCTCGCTGCTCGACGACGAGGACACCCTCGATGCCGAGATCGCGCGCGCGCAGATGCTGCGCGCTCGCGCGGTGCTCGACCTGGCCGAGGCGCTGGACGCCGAGCTGGAGAAGATCGAGTCCACGGCGCTGCTCACCGATATGGAGCTGCCGCTGCTGTCGGTGCTGGCCGAACTCGAGCACGCGGGCATCGCGGTCGACTGTGATCAGCTCGAGGCACTGCAACGGCAGTTCGCCGACAAGGTGGCTCGAGCCGCCGAAGCCGCCTACGGGGTGATCGGCAAGCAGATCAACCTCGGCTCGCCCAAACAGTTGCAGGTGGTGCTCTTCGACGAACTCGACATGCCGAAGACCAAGCGCACCAAGACCGGCTACACCACCGATGCCGACGCACTGGAATCACTGTTCGAGAAGACCCAGCATCCCTTCCTCGAACACCTGCTCGCGCACCGCGACGCCACCCGGTTGAAGGTGACCGTGGACGGCTTGCTGAAGTCGGTCGCCGACGACGGCCGCATCCACACCACCTTCAACCAGACCATCGCGGCCACCGGCCGGTTGTCCTCCACCGAGCCGAACCTGCAGAACATCCCGATCCGCACCGACACCGGCCGGATGATCCGCGACACCTTCGTCGTCGGGCCCGGCTACACCGAGCTGATGTCGGCCGACTACAGCCAGATCGAGATGCGGATCATGGCCCACCTGTCCGGCGACGAAGGGCTCATCGAGGCGTTCAACTCCGGCGAGGATCTGCACAGCTTCGTGGCCTCCAAGGCGTTCGACATCCCGATCTCGGAGGTGACCCCGGAGCTGCGCAGGCGCATCAAGGCCATGTCCTACGGGCTGGCCTACGGGCTGAGCTCCTACGGCCTGTCGGCCCAGCTGAAGATCAGCACCGCCGAGGCCAAGGAACAGATGGACATCTACTTCTCCCGGTTCGGGCGCATCCGCGACTACCTGCACGAGGTCGTCGAGCAGGCCCGCAAGGTGGGGTATACCGAGACCCTGTTCGGCCGTCGTCGCTACCTGCCCGATCTGGATTCCGGGAATCGGCAGCGTCGCGAATCGGCCGAACGGATGGCGCTCAACGCCCCGATCCAGGGCACCGCCGCCGACATCATCAAGGTCGCGATGATCGACGTGCACCAGGCGATCCCGGCCGCGGGCCTGCGGTCGCGCATGCTGCTGCAGATCCACGACGAACTCGTCTTCGAGGTCGCCGACGGCGAGCGAGAGGCGCTCGAAGCGCTGGCCCGCGACCGGATGGCGTCGGCGATCTCGCTGTCGGTGCCCCTGGACGTCTCGGTCGGCACCGGTCGCAGCTGGGATTCCGCCGCGCACTGA
- a CDS encoding ABC transporter ATP-binding protein, translating into MVVNYGRIQALHGVSLRVAEGELVTLLGANGAGKTTTMRALSGLLPLTRGRITFEGRDITTMKAHDRVIEGLIQAPEGRGVFPGMTVQENLDMGCYGRTFKQKSEYDQTLAWVFELFPRLLERRKQVGGTLSGGEQQMVAIGRALMARPRLLLLDEPSMGLAPMVIKQIFRIITEINEQGTTVLLVEQNAQQALARSDRAYILETGGVTKTGRGSELLTDPAVESAYLGVG; encoded by the coding sequence ATGGTGGTCAACTACGGCCGCATCCAGGCCCTGCACGGAGTGTCGCTGCGGGTGGCCGAAGGTGAGCTGGTGACCCTGCTCGGCGCCAACGGCGCGGGCAAGACCACGACGATGCGCGCCCTGTCCGGCCTGCTGCCGCTCACCCGCGGCCGCATCACCTTCGAGGGCCGCGACATCACGACGATGAAGGCGCACGACCGCGTCATCGAGGGCCTCATCCAGGCACCCGAGGGCCGCGGGGTGTTCCCCGGCATGACGGTCCAAGAAAATCTCGACATGGGTTGTTACGGAAGGACTTTCAAGCAGAAGTCCGAGTACGACCAGACCCTCGCGTGGGTATTCGAGCTCTTCCCCCGCCTGCTCGAGCGCCGCAAACAGGTCGGCGGCACCCTCTCCGGCGGCGAACAGCAGATGGTGGCCATCGGCCGCGCCCTGATGGCCCGGCCTCGCCTGCTCCTGCTCGACGAACCGTCGATGGGGCTGGCACCCATGGTGATTAAGCAGATCTTCCGCATCATCACCGAGATCAACGAGCAGGGCACCACGGTGCTGCTGGTGGAGCAGAACGCCCAGCAGGCTCTCGCCCGCAGCGACCGGGCCTACATCCTGGAGACCGGTGGGGTGACCAAGACGGGCCGGGGCTCGGAACTGCTGACCGACCCCGCGGTCGAATCGGCGTATCTCGGCGTGGGCTGA